A genomic window from Sparus aurata chromosome 14, fSpaAur1.1, whole genome shotgun sequence includes:
- the LOC115595181 gene encoding putative nuclease HARBI1 codes for MACPFDNDPVDEGAALLRRELNIRREMIIRPRIDVLAFPDNYLLERYRFTSQSIIYIHNLIRPYISNITSRSHALTSQQILCVALRLFAKGSFLYNVGDAEHLSKATVCRAVRKVCLALKQLLPIFVIFPGHKPVRAIKEEFHRIAGFPSVIGCIDGTHIPIMAPSHNEADYVNRKSIHSINVQIVCDAAYIISNVEAKWPGSVHDSRIYRESNLSNRLQRGEFDGHLLGDRGYPCQPRLLTPYPDPEPGPQQNFNRAHCRTRARVEMTIGLLKARFQCLRHLRVTPKRACDIIVACVVLHNIATIRGEQHPALQIEDPDDDPIHLSAMQDGRAVRDAICHHHFSD; via the exons atggcatgtccttttgataatgatcccgtggatgaaggtgcagcattactgcgcagagaattaaatattcgtcgggagatgattatcagaccacgcatagatgttcttgcatttccggACAATTATCTTTtggagcggtaccgtttcacgtcacagtccatcatttacatacacaacctaatccgtccttacatttccaacattaccagccgcagtcatgctctcacatcccagcagatattgtgtgttgcgctgcgtttatTTGCAAAGGGGAGTTTTTtgtacaacgtcggagatgcagagcacttgagcaaggcaactgtgtgccgagcggtcagaaaagtgtgcctcgccctgaaacagctactacccatctttgtCATTTTCCCTGGACATAAACCTGTCAGAGCCATCAAGGAGGAGTTCCACAGGATTGCAG gATTTCCCAGTGTGATTGGCTGCATAGATGGCACACACATCCCCATCATGGCTCCATCACATAATGAAGCAGATTATGTGAATAGGAAGTCCATTCACAGCATAAATGTGCAG ATCGTATGTGATGCTGCATATATCATTTCCAATGTGGAGGCCAAGTGGCCTGGGTCTGTTCATGACTCAAGGATTTATCGAGAGTCTAACCTGAGCAACAGACTGCAACGTG GAGAGTTTGATGGCCATCTTCTGGGTGACAGGGGTTACCCATGCCAACCTAGGCTGCTGACCCCTTACCCTGACCCTGAACCAGGCCCCCAACAGAACTTCAACCGGGCTCACTGCAGGACGAGAGCCCGGGTTGAGATGACCATAGGCCTGCTGAAAGCCCGTTTCCAATGCCTACGTCACCTCAGGGTGACCCCTAAGAGGGCCTGTGATATTATTGTGGCATGTGTTGTTCTTCATAATATTGCCACTATTAGAGGAGAGCAACACCCTGCCCTACAAATTGAAGACCCCGATGATGACCCCATCCACCTGTCAGCTATGCAGGACGGCAGAGCAGTCAGAGACGCCATATGCCATCATCACTTTAGTGATTga